In Humulus lupulus chromosome 7, drHumLupu1.1, whole genome shotgun sequence, the following are encoded in one genomic region:
- the LOC133791738 gene encoding uncharacterized protein LOC133791738 gives MIEWCSRFWANFKSINSKSFSDVKCKTEIKWHPPDTNCLKVNVDAGLSKEKGRWGCAAVARDSFGQFRGFRSLLLDRPVEPFVAELIAIRVGMNLGLELGPASFSVESDSLNAVQAISSPTEGYRDWDGLTQSLLALMASPRFLGCSFVRREANNLAHFLAKLTLEMGDSVEGNMALPLAARSVLQRDLPFHP, from the coding sequence ATGATTGAATGGTGCTCTAGGTTTTGGGCAAACTTTAAATCTATAAACTCAAAATCTTTTTCGGATGTTAAGTGCAAAACTGAAATTAAATGGCACCCACCCGATACAAATTGCCTCAAGGTCAATGTGGATGCAGGGTTATCAAAGGAGAAGGGGCGATGGGGTTGTGCAGCAGTGGCTCGTGATTCCTTCGGCCAGTTTAGGGGGTTCAGATCTCTGCTGCTTGATAGGCCGGTGGAACCGTTCGTTGCTGAGCTTATAGCAATTAGAGTGGGCATGAATCTCGGTTTGGAGCTGGGACCGGCTAGCTTTAGTGTGGAGTCCGACAGTTTGAATGCAGTTCAGGCCATTTCGTCTCCGACAGAGGGTTACCGTGACTGGGATGGACTGACCCAGTCGCTCTTAGCGTTGATGGCGTCTCCGAGGTTCCTGGGTTGTTCTTTTGTGCGTCGTGAGGCCAATAATCTGGCTCATTTTCTGGCCAAGTTAACCCTTGAAATGGGTGATAGTGTCGAGGGGAACATGGCTTTGCCCTTAGCTGCGAGGTCTGTGTTGCAGAGAGACCTCCCGTTCCATCCTTAG
- the LOC133791739 gene encoding L10-interacting MYB domain-containing protein-like produces the protein MAIEITDVDDACLWGPTVEKIFIDNLVDEVNKGNMASGQFGSKTWAKILELQIKSKRKYLIKQIKQKFNRLRTKYREFAELLKQTRFGWDHETNTVVASEEIWQNYLRFHRSAASGLPNTDDEREMENEFDRIDAHDIDENDSTSCSRLVDDVFKRSTKNSTTTSTERRAKRQRSQQMSDAIVAWTEVAKVRAEATLAKAKKYKSTTEGGGSQNHEFSLTNCMQILEGMEEVSDDAYMKAVEKFKDPDWREIFINMSTIRKRAWLDRL, from the exons ATGGCCATTGAGATCACAGATGTTGATGATGCATGTTTATGGGGACCAACCGTAGAGAAGATTTTCATCGATAATTTGGTTGATGAAGTGAATAAAGGAAATATGGCAAGTGGTCAATTTGGCTCAAAAACATGGGCGAAAATTCTTGAGTTGCAAATTAAAAGTAAGAGGAAAtacttaattaaacaaattaagcaAAAGTTCAATAGGTTGCGCACTAAGTATCGCGAGTTTGCTGAGTTGTTGAAACAAACTAGATTTGGATGGGATCATGAAACCAATACTGTGGTTGCTTCTGAGGAAATATGGCAGAATTATCTAAGG TTCCATCGTTCTGCTGCTTCAGGTCTGCCCAACACTGATGATGAAAGGGAAATGGAGAATGAATTTGATCGCATAGACGCCCATGATATTGATGAGAATGATTCTACTAGTTGCTCTCGGCTTGTTGATGATGTTTTTAAACGTTCAACAAAAAATTCAACAACTACAAGTACAGAGCGAAGAGCTAAGAGACAAAGATCACAACAAATGAGTGATGCAATTGTTGCATGGACTGAGGTAGCTAAAGTAAGAGCAGAGGCCACTTTAGCTAAAGCTAAAAAATACAAGAGTACAACCGAAGGAGGAGGAAGCCAAAATCATGAGTTTTCTCTCACAAATTGTATGCAAATCCTCGAAGGAATGGAAGAAGTCAGTGATGATGCCTACATGAAAGCTGTTGAGAAATTTAAGGATCCAGATTGGAGAGAGATTTTTATTAATATGTCTACTATTAGAAAGAGAGCTTGGTTAGATAGGCTTTGA
- the LOC133789638 gene encoding large ribosomal subunit protein eL21x/eL21w-like, translating into MPHKFYHGRTGHVWNITKRAIGMEVNKQVGNHIIKKGIHVRVEYVQPSRCTEEFRNRKLRNNKLKAEAKLKGEAISTKRQPEGPKPGFMVEGAQLETVTPIPYDVVNDLKEIFQESKIFGL; encoded by the coding sequence ATGCCCCACAAGTTCTACCATGGCCGAACTGGGCATGTCTGGAACATCACCAAGCGCGCTATTGGCATGGAGGTTAACAAGCAGGTTGGGAACCACATCATTAAGAAGGGGATTCATGTTCGTGTGGAGTATGTCCAGCCCTCTAGATGCACTGAGGAGTTCAGAAACAGAAAGTTAAGGAACAATAAGCTCAAGGCTGAGGCCAAGTTGAAGGGTGAGGCCATCAGCACCAAGAGGCAGCCAGAGGGTCCCAAGCCAGGTTTCATGGTCGAAGGAGCTCAGTTGGAAACTGTCACCCCCATTCCTTATGATGTTGTCAACGATCTCAAGG